ATTAAGCTGATTCTCCATAACTTCCAACTGCCAATCCATATTCGCAATAATAGCGCCATAATTAACCGGTTGCATTACGGGCGAAAAATTACTACTGTTGCCATGATTATGATTCTCCTGTCCTGCTCCAAGAGTTTGTAATACTCCTAACGAAAATACGCTCAAAAACAAAAACGCAGCTGAAATATAGGCAAGCCGTAACCATTGTGGCTGTTGCCCTTTAGAACGACCTGTTCTTTTTCCAGTTTCTGGTTCAGCCCAGACCAGCGTCCGGTCAATTGCCTTCAATGCCAGCAACCCCAGACCAATTACCATTACCACTATCATTAAATAAACATATAGATTTCCCACCTGAGCCAGGTTATACATATCCTTCACCCCGCTAAAACCAAAGTACTAACAACAAGACCACTCCACCGGCTAAAATAGGTACAAGCAAAAATATTGCCACAGTAGTCAAAAAAGCCATCCCTTCCAGCAATGATGTTAATAGATGGTGTCCGGATAAATTCCCCATACCGTGGTCTTCTGCTCCCTGCCTTAGTAAAATAGCTGGCGTGATTTGCCCGGCATGATGGACTTTCATCATCCCTCCCATACTCAGTCCCATACCGGTCATCTGTTCCGACAGGTTTTGCCGGTTAGCAAACAAACCGGCCAAAGTTAGAAAGCCAAATAAAATCACCAGAATCCAAAAACTCGATTTTTTATCCATTCTTTCGCACCCTCCTCATCTTGAGGATGGCCCCAATAAAGGCTCCGGCAAAAATCGCCGGGAATACCAGAGCTCCGGTTTTGGTCAACAAGGCACTGACAAAACCATGATTTTCTAAAGCCCAGCCCATGAGAGAGTTATGCATGGCACTCATCATGCCATGCATCCACCTCATCGTTTGTTCCTCCGTCGGTCCTGGACTAAAAAGGGATATAATCACTCCGGTCATGACAAAAAAATAAAAAGTAGCACTAAACCAAGCTAATAATTTATACCAGCTTTTTTTTAACATTTTATCCTTCCCCCAGTTCCAGCGGTAAACCGTGGGCCTTATCGTATATGTGCCAAATTATTACCGGCACTGAAATAAGGGTTAAAAGATCATGGATTACTACTGCAAAAGCAAGAGTAACATGAGAAAAACCTTCACAAACCCAAATCAAAATTCCGCTGAAGGCAAAAAGTAATGTTGATACCAGTACGAAAATACCCATCCCTGATTTTTTTACCACCAGCCAGGCAGTACTTCCCTGATAATGACCTGATAACTTGGTTACCTCAATGAAAACGGCGACTAGAGTCAGCAGTATAAATACTGCGGCCAGAGTCCGGTGTAAATAATCGGCCCAGGCCAGTTGATAATCCATCAACCAGCCAGTTTTAGCCCCCATCAACACCAGGCCGCTAATCAGCAATAAACCGAAGACAACTGCATACAACCAGTGCAGGAGAAAATCAAGCTTAATTTCTTTCACTTGCCGCCTCACTCCCACAATAGGGACAACAATTCCAGTGGTTCCCCAATGTCTGCCCACAATTTAGACACACCCTCCTGCTGTCCACCTGCCTAACTAATTGTTGCCACAGCGGTCCAGCCTGTTCTTTCAGCAAACTGTAAAACCCGTAAATAAACATTCCTACCAGAACAAGCATTAATAACTGGATAACAACGTTAATTATCCCTGTATATTTGACCATCATCTGATTGGGACCGAAGAGCAGGGAAAAGAGTAAATCAAAAAAGATTAATCCTAGTACCAGTACCAGCAAGACCCTTATGAGCTCATTATTTTTCAGTTCACTTAGCATCAGACATCACTCTTTCCTGCCTGCGCCTGGGGTTTAAGCAGGCTGTTAATAAACCCGACCAGGGAAGCAAAAATACCGAACAGAGATAAGAACAAGATTCCATAAATTACGTATACTACTGAATTGACGTTGAGTAAGTTAGCTAAACCACCCAATCCTCCTGTATGGCTGGCGTTCTGATGTCCGCTGGCCATCTGATTGTTAGGTTGGGTATTGGGTTGGGTATTGGGCTGGATATTGGGCTGGGTACCGGGATATTGATATGGCACATAGTTCTGATAAGGTTGGACCGGATAAGGATATACTGGATAGTAATAGGATTGAGGCTGTTGCGGTTGAACCAGGTAGTAATTTACACCGGCTTGCCGGGTTTGGTTTATATCCTGAGCCATTGCTTTTTGCGCTATATCCAGCAAAGTTAACCCCTGGGCCATCTTGTAAATACCGGTATGGATTTTCTCCATATCAACCCCATCACTTTTTTTCGTCTGTCCCCCATTCTTCTCCCCGGGCAAATCTCCCGCCTGTGGCTGGCTATCATACATTTGCCCACCTAAAATCAACTCTGCTCCCTGTTTAATAATTGAATTTGCTTCCTCCATTTTTTTCAAAGTCTCTTCCGGAGCGGCGATTTCCTTAACAATAATCTTGGGGGTTTGTTCGCTGGCATCTTTTGGCTTTTCTTTCGGTATCTGTTCTTGCATCTGGTCCTGGTTCTGTTGCTGCGCTACATTATGCCCATTGGAATTACCGTGATTGAACCCTACTAAAGCTCCTCCCACTGCGACAATTACTACCAAAACAACAATTAACGACCCCAAAATCCACTTTAATACCCTCATTCTTTTTTCCTCCTTTGTTTTTATCTATTGGGTATGGTTACAATAACTTCTGTCCCCTTCCCCACCTCACTGGTAACCTGTATTTTCCCTTGATGAGCCTCTACAATAGCCTTGACAATAGCCAAACCGATACCGGCACCTCCGGTAGAACGAGCGCGGGAAGCATCTGCTCGATATAAACGGTCAAAAATATAGGGTAGATCCTTTTTAGCAATACCTATACCGTTGTCATTTACAACGATGTGGCTCAAGCCGCCCCGTTGAAACACATTAATAAAAACCTCACCACCTTCCGGAGTATATTTCAAACTATTGGTTAATAAGTTAACAACAACTTGCCCAATTTTTTCCCGGTCAGCAATGATTTCACACGGCTGCCCGCTGAAAGTCAGGGCAATCTTTTTTTTATAGAAATCCCGTTGAAAATTAGTTATAATGTTATTTACCAAACTTGACAAATCAAACTTAACTTTATTGAGTTCTATCTGTCCGGTATCGTATTTATTAAGTTTTTCCAGATCATTTACCAGACTGGTCATTCTTAAAATTTCCTCATGACAGCTGATTAACCGTTCTCTGGTTGGCTCCCAAATCCCCTCTATTAAAGCCTCTAGATGACTTTGCAAGGTTGCTAAAGGTGTTCGCAGCTCATGGGCTATATCTGCAGTTAATCGCTTATTGCTTTCCTCCTGTTCTCGCAAATCCTCTTCCAGTTGTTTTATTGCATAGGCCAATTCTTTTATTTCACTGATTTTAGTATCGATCAATTTATCGCGAAAACTTTGCCGTCTTGACGCTATCTCTTTAGCCGCTTCTACTATTGCCCCTAATTGACGGCCCATTGTTTCAGAAATTCGGGTACTGAACAATAAAACCATCAAAAAAGAAATTCCAGCTATTACTAGCAACGATTTATTCAATGAATTTAAGAAAAGGATGTCATGTTCATTTAAAAAATAAGTATCATAATAACTAATTGTTAATTTCCCAATGGACAAATTATCCGGGCTTTTAAGCGGATATTCTTTAGTAATCAACGAAGGCTTGACAGTTTTAAAATATACCCCTGCCCGTGCCTGGATCTGTTCCAGCGTCTGCCGGTATGTTTGTGGATCAATCTGTTGCGGTGACCACAGGGTCTGACCCTGGCTATCTGTTAGAGTTATTAAATAACCTTTCGCCAACATTTCCTGACCTGATTTGCTGATTTGCTCCCGATTCCATTTACCATCCCTGTAAAATTCGGTAAATTCTTTTACAATTTTAAGATGTTCCTCACTCTGCAGTTCATGGATATAATTTAAAAAATGCTCGTTGATCAGCATGTGCGTGGCAAGGGTAACCAGAAAAATTGTCACTACCGCCAATGCACCATGGGTTAACAGCATCAACCAGCGCAAACGCAGAATTATCAGCCTCCTCCTCCGAATTTATAACCAAAGCCATGCACTGTTAAAATAAACTGAGGGTGTTTGCTGTCCTTTTCAATTTTCTGTCGAAGATTTTTGATATGAGTATCAATAGCACGTTCATTACCGGTGTAATCATAACCGAAAACCCTGATTACCAATTCATCCCGGCTAAAAACCCGTTGCGGGTTTTTACACATGGTTATCAAAATCTTGTATTCACTGGGAGTTAAATTTATATGTTTCCCCTCCACTTTAACTTCATGGGTAATTGTATCAATTTCTAAATAGCCATTGGCAAAAGTCAATTTATCTGACTTTATCTGCTCAGAGTCATCTGTCCTTCTTAATATTGCTCTCACCCGGGCCATTAATTCCTGGGGGCTGAAAGGTTTGACAATATAATCGTCTGCCCCTAATTCCAAGCCATTGATTCTGGATTCTACCTGACTTTTAGCAGTTAGCATAATAATGGGAACCCCGGATTTCTTTCTTATCTCCATACAAACTTTTTCACCACTGATATCAGGCAACATTAAATCCAAAATAATCAAGTCGGGATTAAATAATTGAAACCTCTTCAACGCCTGGCTCCCATCAAAGGCACAATCTACCTTATAACCTCCTTTTTGCAGGTAAGAGGTAATAACCTCAACAATTTTTTTCTCGTCATCTACTACCAGGATTTTCTTGGGAAACGCCAAATTTATCACCTCCTGTCGTAGTTTCAATTATTTTAGTGTAGCTAATTTCTTTCTACGATAATATTCAACAACAAATTTGTGTAGATTTTATGTAAAAACCGTGAAAAATTTGCGAACTAAGTCACTTTCTCTACACAGAATCTCCACATTCGACATGTAAAATGATGTCAAAAGGAGGTAATGCTATGCACAGGATAAACAGGCGCGATTTTTTAAGATATTCCGGCTTTGCAGGATTTTCTTTGCTCACAGGAGGAATCGGAGCTATCCTTGAAGGCTGTACCATTCACTCAACCAAAACACCGAAAAGTTTTGTCACCCCTTTGATTGTTCCTGACACCGCTGGACCTCTAGCTCTTTATAAACCCGATTCTGAAAATTTTAAAATAGAAGCAGGTACAGCGAAATTAAAAATCGTCAATGAGAAAGAATCTTTATTAAATGTATATAAAATAAAACACCAGGAAAAAACTCTAATTAACCCAACAATATTGGTGCAAAAAGGCCAGGAACTCAGGGTCACCCTGGAGAACGGTCTATCCGAAGATACTATAATTCACTGGCATGGTTTAATGGTGGAAGATAAAATGGATGGTCATCCTGCTTATGCTATTAAACCTGGTGAAAGGTATGAGTATAAATTTAAAGTGAAAAATCGTGGTGGTACATACTGGTATCACCCTCATCCAGAAAACCTTACTGCAAAACAGGCATATAAAGGATTAGCGGGAATTCTACTGGTTGAAGATGATGAGGAACTGCAGCTGCGTCAATCTCTGGAATTGGAACTGGGAAAAAACGACATACCTCTGGTAATCCAGGATAAGCGTTTTGACCAAGCAGGTAACATACTATATAACCCTGATGATATGGAAAAAATAATGGGTTTTCATGGAAACAAGGTTCTGGTAAACTTAACTTTAAATCCGCTCCTCAAAGTAGCCAAAAAATTTTATCGTTTCAGGATATTAAATGGTTCTAATGCCAGAATCTATTGTTTATCGTTGCATAGTGAACAGCGAAGGGATTTTATCCCTATCTACTTAATAGGAACTGATGGTGGTCTTCTTGATAAACCATACAAAATTAATAAATTTTTTATCTCTCCAGGGGAAAGAGCTGACATACTGGTTGATTTCACCTCATTCAATACCGGTGAGGAATTGTTTTTTAAAAGCCTGGCCTTCGACCCTATGGACAATGAAGATGCAGAAAACATGGATAATATGGGTATGCAACATGATTCATTAA
Above is a genomic segment from Carboxydocella sporoproducens DSM 16521 containing:
- a CDS encoding response regulator transcription factor, whose protein sequence is MAFPKKILVVDDEKKIVEVITSYLQKGGYKVDCAFDGSQALKRFQLFNPDLIILDLMLPDISGEKVCMEIRKKSGVPIIMLTAKSQVESRINGLELGADDYIVKPFSPQELMARVRAILRRTDDSEQIKSDKLTFANGYLEIDTITHEVKVEGKHINLTPSEYKILITMCKNPQRVFSRDELVIRVFGYDYTGNERAIDTHIKNLRQKIEKDSKHPQFILTVHGFGYKFGGGG
- a CDS encoding multicopper oxidase family protein, translated to MHRINRRDFLRYSGFAGFSLLTGGIGAILEGCTIHSTKTPKSFVTPLIVPDTAGPLALYKPDSENFKIEAGTAKLKIVNEKESLLNVYKIKHQEKTLINPTILVQKGQELRVTLENGLSEDTIIHWHGLMVEDKMDGHPAYAIKPGERYEYKFKVKNRGGTYWYHPHPENLTAKQAYKGLAGILLVEDDEELQLRQSLELELGKNDIPLVIQDKRFDQAGNILYNPDDMEKIMGFHGNKVLVNLTLNPLLKVAKKFYRFRILNGSNARIYCLSLHSEQRRDFIPIYLIGTDGGLLDKPYKINKFFISPGERADILVDFTSFNTGEELFFKSLAFDPMDNEDAENMDNMGMQHDSLKAGEEINILKIVIHRETEKTFKIPQNLSSLKPINIKDSLTRKFRLSFTGKQWQINGQTFNISQFPVIVKKHSKEIWEIANDKKSMPHPMHLHGFMFQVLQRLNSPKQVQDLAIDQSGRTAMDLGWKDTVLIWPGETVRIAIDFTHDFTGDQVYLFHCHNLEHEDLGMMLNLKVKE
- a CDS encoding sensor histidine kinase, coding for MRWLMLLTHGALAVVTIFLVTLATHMLINEHFLNYIHELQSEEHLKIVKEFTEFYRDGKWNREQISKSGQEMLAKGYLITLTDSQGQTLWSPQQIDPQTYRQTLEQIQARAGVYFKTVKPSLITKEYPLKSPDNLSIGKLTISYYDTYFLNEHDILFLNSLNKSLLVIAGISFLMVLLFSTRISETMGRQLGAIVEAAKEIASRRQSFRDKLIDTKISEIKELAYAIKQLEEDLREQEESNKRLTADIAHELRTPLATLQSHLEALIEGIWEPTRERLISCHEEILRMTSLVNDLEKLNKYDTGQIELNKVKFDLSSLVNNIITNFQRDFYKKKIALTFSGQPCEIIADREKIGQVVVNLLTNSLKYTPEGGEVFINVFQRGGLSHIVVNDNGIGIAKKDLPYIFDRLYRADASRARSTGGAGIGLAIVKAIVEAHQGKIQVTSEVGKGTEVIVTIPNR